The nucleotide sequence TCTCGAGCAACCTGCTGATCCAGATCAAGAATGAGATTTCTTCTTATGTTGTATTCAGACCAAGATATCGATGGTCCAATTAATGCAGTATCAAACAGCCAATGTAGGTAAAGAATAACAAACATCAATTGTTTTAATTTCCACCACAAGAACAATTTTCATTTTTCTGTATAATTATAAAAGACGTGTTATGCAAGGAAGAGTATATATCCAACTAAACACGTATCAAAAGAGAAGGTTATCCAAGGTCTAGTACATGAAGAAGTGGACAATTTTAAAATTCCACATTGATATATCCCTTTTCGAAATTGTCTCAAGCCACATTCTTATCTTGACCTTGAATGAGATGTCTCCCCTTCTCCTAGAATGACATGTCTATTTGTGCTGCATTCAAATGAAGTTATTTTTCCTCCAGTTCATGTGGAATTGACCATCCAAAGTAAAGAAATAATGCCAATCTTCCAAGGagaatatttttccaaataaagcTACATCGTGGTATGAGAGATGAATCTCCATGCCCCAATGCAACAAGCAAGAGATGTTGAGAGAGGAAAAAAATGAGCTAGGGGACAAAAGCCCCCTAGGAGGAGGCCTCATGTTTTTTGTTAGATGATTACACATGAAGCGTGCATAACACTAGATGCTTCTTTCAGGATTCATATAGCAGATCTCAACTTGTTTGGGAGTGAGGCATAGTTTTAACTGTGAGTGGTTACAAGATCAGGTAAGGGATGAAAAGACTTTGAATGATCATTCTTGAGGTATGCTGGGTGCTACAGCGAGAGGAACAAGAGGTGCAGAAAGCCACACTGGCAGTTGCTAAAATAAGAATCCTTAAATTCTACTCTGGTGTAAGTTAATAATTGCACACAATGAACATAGCTTCATTGACATTGTTACTCAATTACAGGAGGAAAATGATTGTATAGGGTGTTCTGCAACTGACAAGCACCATCTTAGTGCTGGTGTTTGCCGAATTAATGAACTATATTTTGTACTGATAGGAAGGAAGAGTTGATAAGGCTGGAGAGAAATAGGAGGAGATTTTGAGTATGAGGCACTCACATCTAAATTGAAGTTCTTATTCAATATAAAACCTAAACAGACCCCATAGCATTATAACTTTGCAGAAAAAGGCTATTGCcggtgcaattgacttcaagaaACACCATTTGGTCATCTGAAAAGAAATAATACTTACAGAAGCATTATCAGTATTGCAACAAAGCATGTCTTCCTCAGCGGAAAGATCATCCATAAACTGGCTAACAGATATTGGCACGTAGCTCTGAGGAATAACATGACCAGCAGCTGTAATCGGAGAACAATCCAGTATTGCATTGCTCTGAGGTATAAGTCTAAATGCAAGTGATGTCCTACAAGATGTAGCTGCAGAGCTCAGTATTTGAGTAGACTGAATTTCGTAAGCCACTTAAAAGTTCTACAAGCCATGTCTACCTTCCACCACAAATAGTGCCCACACAGTGATCAGCTGTGCCTCTGTATACGGCTGCAGGACGAAGACCAGCAGTAGCATGGCTGAGAGCTTTCCCAGTAAGCAATAGTAAATCCCCAGGGGTCAAGCCACTATCTGCTAGATACCAACGACCATTGGGATCACAAACCTAGggataaaaaagaaacaacaaggAAAATGACTGATAGCACAGAGGATCGAGAAAGGAGGTCTTTTTTTGAAGTTACAGATCgagaaaaaagtttttttaaaaatatatatacaaggaGAATCCAGAATAGAAGTTATAACATATTATTTGGAAGCTATGCACAATCTGAAACTCAAATGAAAAATCTGGAAGAAATTAACAGGAATACCTGAAGACCAGGAGCATCAGATGAAACTAGTGTCAACAGCCCCTTCTCTACTTCACGATTTGTAACTAGCTTCCCTCCTCCAATAGCTCCTTTCCCATTTTGAGAGGTGGTATTGGAGAAGGTTGCAACAACAACGGATGAAGAGGCCTCATTAACAGGCAATGGATTATCATCAAGCAAGTGATCAAAAACACTACAGAGCACCACGTGTTTCGTCAGAATGCATTTAAGATATAAAGAGGATCTGACCGATATGATTAAGCCTTTACAGAAGTTCTTACTCGCTTCGCAATCGAAGATGCCTTGCAATTACACATAAAGCAGCACGAGCTGCCCTTCCCATGCAGCGGAAAACTTCAGTCATGCATGGGGGCGAAGAGTCCATGTCTTCCAAAGGCCTAACACATAAAAGCTGATTATCAGATCTTTAATCCCATGAGGAAGAACATCTTAAGCCTTAAATTTGAGACGTTTGAGACTACTAAAAGGGAACTAGACAGACTTAACAAGAatgtattcaaattcaaatagacCAAACTTTTTTTAACTGGTATGTAAGTAAttcatttgattaaaaaaaactaaGCATTAAGATGGTGTTTGGCATCGCGTACAGAAGGAACCAtctatacaaaaacaaaaaagaaaggcTCGATTCGTACAACTCTATATTCCTGTAATGACTTGATGAACTCTAACATGCTATCTTCAACCTTCACATCTTGTATGTTGCAACCAAATACCAAACCATAGACACTTGTACTTTAGCACCTGTAAAGAGATGTGCTTTTCCTCAAAGCTCCACGAATTTCTTTAACCCCACAAAACCCAACATTTACAAGCTGGCAGAGTGCTCCACAACCTTCTCAATGGCTTTCTATTACCCAGTCTGCCCCAACTAGCCATTAGGATAGGGGAACTGCTGAAGTGCATTGAAATGAAACCTTATTGGTTTCAGGTACTTTCTATCGTTTATCCCTTAGCATTTTCGAGTAAGTAACAATGCAtacatttttatctatttattgaAGTGAGTTTTAGCTTCATCATGGACACTCTCATCAACAAATTCATTTACTACCAACATGTTCTTTTATTCCAAATTGTTTAGCCTTGCAATAAAATGACCCTTGTAGTTAAATTCTACTGCCAATAAAAAAGGAAGAACGAATACATTTTGCTTCTACTCATTACCTCCCGGCTCTGTATACATAAACCCCACGACCACTCTTGCCCAAAGCAGCAGCACCAGCACCACCCCCACCATTCTGACCAACACCCCCGTcttaaaaaaaataccaaacaGGCTCCAACCCACATCGTAAAACCGCCATACCTTCACCACAAAGCTCAATCACCGCGGCATTATACCACATAAGAGAACCCGAAAGTGCTTCCACGGTTCGTAAATAATTCCCAACCATTGATCCATCGTATGGTGCAATATCAGAGAGCTTAATTCGGGCTAACAGCAATGATCCGAGTTCTATAGCAGGTGAACGGATTGAAGGAAATTGGGTATTGATTGGGTGTATTGGGGGTGTAGTGTTGTGACGATGATGCTGATACATCGTGATCATAACCATTTATCATTtccgtatgtatgtatgtatttgaaAAACGACAGCTAAAGTAAACATAACAACTAACAAGTCAacactaacaacaacaaaatagccgcaataatcaaaacacaataaccaacaacaacaaaatagtgCAATAACGGAAATCCAATAAACAATAACCCAAGAAAATACCTTCCAGCTCTATATATATAAACCCCACGACCACTCTTTCCAGTTCCACCATTCTGAGCAACACCCCTCGTCTTAAAAAAATACCTAACAGACTCCAACCCACACTTTACCACCGCCGTACCTTCACCACTCATCTCAATCACCGCGGCATTATACCGCATAAGCGAACCCGAAAGCGCTTCCACGGCCCGTAAATAATTCCCAACCGGAGCTCCATCGTAGGGGGCGATATCCGATAGCTTAATTCGGGCTAATGGTAGTGACCCGAGTTCCAAACCAGGTGAcccgatggaaggaaattgatgGGTATTTGGAGTACAAGTGTTAGGGGATCTAAGAGTTGAGGGTGCATTGGAGTGATGGTGATGCTGATGCTGATGCTGATGCTGATGCATCGTCATCATAACCATTGATCATTtccgtatgtatatatatgtatgttctTGATTTAGGGTTTTTTCAATTGGGAAAATTGCTGAGATTCTTGAAATGGAAATTCTGAGGGGTTTTTGTAATGGAAATTGTTCCTCTTTgtggcattttttttttttcccttcgAAATTTGTCTATGTACaatttggaatttttttatttttttttcgaaAGGCATGATATATAAATGTGTCATTTATCTTAATTTTGGTCAGTATTTATGTCGTTTAATCTTGAGTGTGTAAacgtactttttctattttttttgaaacCCCAGGATAACCCGTAGCCGCTACAAACTCTCTCCTTCGGGTGAGCACTTTGTGCGCATTGAGTAAACCTTCCATCGTGTAATAACCTACAAATTATACAGGGGATATAAACCGCACTGGATAAGCTCTGTGCGATAAGTTTGACTCAGAAGGCATTTAGGGGGAATCGAACCCGGGTCATCAGTGTAGATAACCACTCTTAAATCAACTATGTCATCCTGAAGGACTcttcgtctcattttatgtggtCTAATTTGACTGGatacgaagtttaagaaatagAATTTGACTTGATAATGTTTATTGTATTGTCCTTTGCTATTAAAAATGtatttgtattaattttattttaaaaataataggtAATGCATTCactttttaattaagtgggatcaATAAAGATAAATGAGcaattgtgcctttaaaaagttatcaaataaagaaatataacatTCATTTTGGAACGGACCCAAAAAGAAAACTATGTCATAAAATGATAGAAGGAAGTATATTATATTAAAGAAGTAGGCTGTGTATTCTACGTGAGTATTCGTGTTCTACATGGCGTCGTAAGGCATTGTTCAACTCTATACTAATTTAAGTGTCTATTtataaaacctcaaaattaaaggacataaaaattaattaagactTAGTTAAGAGATACATTTATGTATCAtgccttttcaaaattcaaattctagATTTCTTACTACCATTCTTTGAATTTGCTTATTTTGTTGTGTTATGTTTTtaattaacataatatataaaaagacAATTAAAATTAGCTTCAACTAATAAATAAGCATTTTAACTTTAAAAGTACATATTAGACACTTTAATTTAATCTCAACTAATAATTGAatacttcaatttatttttactGTATCTATGGATGCCTAATGCTGAAGTGGAACATAAATTTTAAAGATATCTAGATGATCATTTCATAAGTTGAAAATAATCAACTGACCCAATGGAGACAAGTTAAGGTATTCAAATGTgcatattcaaaattaaattgtTTACTTACCACGCCTAGTGACGAAGTCAGAATTCTCATCAAGGAGGTTCAAAAATACACATAGAAACTAGCCAAACagattcaacatctactatattttacataaaaaataatcttaaccatatataaatagtatagttTTCTGCCAAACGAAGTTGGGACCCCCTCATTGTATGCTATCTCCGCCCCTATTACCAACAGAAGCCAAATTTGAGTGCGTGTTCCTCCGTCCATTTTTACTAGTAATAGATAGAGGATCTTCTAGAGAAAATAGCTTCGTACATAGTGACAAACAATTGGGAAAAGACAACTCTTTCGACAATGGTCTCTCTACCTTCACAAAGAAGTAGGGATAACATCTGCGTATACATCTCTCCACAAATTTCACTTATAAAATTACACTGATTATGTTGTAACTTTTGTCTTAAAAGACACCATCCCTAAACATTTTGATTATGTAATCAATCAAAACTGATTAATTGTTTCTTCATCAGTGCTTCTCTAGTAGCAAACCAATACTTCATAAATAAAATCACAGAGATTTACAACTTTACTTTGAAAAAGCTAAAATATTTCTTCAATCAGTCAAACCATTTTATAAATTATAGCATCCAGTAGccttgaactatgaccaaatttgtaATGACACCCTCCAACTTCATGGGGTTCCTATTACCCCCAAACTAAATTTTAGCCTgtttttatcaatctttttagctgacgcGACATCTTtcgtcaacctttttagctgacgtggcacACTTGATGTAggccccattttatgtaataaaggtgacACGTCAGTACAAaggggtgacaaaaatacgctaaaattgagttcaaggggtaataggactttgtgaagttggagtgtgtcatagCAACTTTGACTATAATTCGAggatactggatgcttatctctgtAAATTACAATCTGAATCTTTTGCAAAAAAGGGTCAAAAAGACAAAAGTCTAAAGGTACAAAACTACAAATGCCATTTCATTGCATGACCATTTTCAACATAATGTACATTCTGTGACTCCTCATTTCCAAACAAAGACTTATTTCTGAAGAATGGTTCCTTTGCAATTAGCAAAATAGCAAAGGAAAACTCACAATCTGTTTTCACTGTAAGAGAACATAAGACACTTGCAGTTTTTGTCGTTTCGAACCCAAGCAAGATCAATAGAAGTGCTTGAGGCATTTCATTAATGCCTCTGTGTGCTCGGGCTTGCCTACAGAGACGCGAACATATCCCTTCAGTTCTTTGTTATTGTAGTGACGGATCATTACTCCCATAGTCGCAAGGTCTTCCTGCAACATGAATTTCTACAGTTAAAATGTAGGAGAGACTGGAATACATGATGTACTTCCAACTGCTTCATTATCACGTATGTATCCATAAAAGATGTCGTACCAAGAAAGGGTGAGTATAGGGCATATAGGATCACTCAACAACCATGCCTTGATATAAATCTCAATACTACTATTACTGCTACAGCAATTATGCATCGATCTACCAAGTAGACGTCTGCATATTGCTTCTTAAAACTGGTGTCCCAGTGGGCCCACAAGTTCTCCTCAAACTTGTCTATCACCTACATCCAAGTCTCATCTGCAACTTATTCCACTGTAAAAGACCTCGAATACATCATATTTTCAATCTTATGTTAATTCACTACCTCAGCACTGATTGGTCGTCTCTTGCTAAACATACCATAGAGTAATTTGGCAATCAAACTAATTCTACCATAACATAACAGAAAGAAGGTCGTCTATTAAACTGATTTTACTTTATTCATGCTCCTTAATACTTCTTTCACCTTGGTCTGAAGCTTCTACATAGTAATGTTTAGCCCAAAATGAAAGGCATGAGACAACTGAACAAAAGAATGAACTGGAATAGACGAAGCGACAGAATTTACTTTACAAGAGAATGGAATTTGGTAATATAAGCACTTTTACCTTCAATTTCTTAGCATCCATTCCAGACGTCAATTTCTTAGCATCCATTCCAGACGTAACCTTACAGAGAATGAAATTAGAATAGCTAGGGTATGGATCAAGAAACGGGACTTCTTTCAACAGATTAAAAAGCCTCTCCCTTTCTTGCACTAGTTTCACTTTCACATCCTGGCATAAATGACACAAAAATCAGTAAAGCTTTCAAAAAAGAATGAAACTGTTACCTATAGAAGAGATTATGAACATCTAGGAAAAGTTATTCAATAATGCGCAGTAGAAATTTTCCATATCCTAAGATACCTCCAGATAAGTAGGGTTCTTTAATGCAGCACAAGCAGCAACTTCAGCAGCGACAGACACATTATATGGTTGCTTTGCTCGCCAAAGGAATTCAATAATACTCTTTGGGAAAGCTCCATATCCTACTCTCAGTCCGGCTAAACCTGAAGATTGGGATACCACTTAAATTAGTCAACCATATTTAATCCCAAACACCCATTTATGACATCATTTGTACTAGTTTAGCAAATAGGAATACACAGGAAGCCGTTTTAAATATTTACTACTACAATTTGATAATATGACAAGACAAGTTAACATGAGGAACGTATCAGTCGCAACTGATAAGATCTTGCACTATATCAGCAAAAGGGCAATCAAGGGCATAGGGGTTTTCCAAGCACACATATTGAATTTCTCATAGATgtcaaaaggaaaagaatgaaCTTACCAGCTCTTTTGCTGAACGTGCGAAGAAcaatcaaattctcatgcttctTCACCCACTTCATCTTAGACTCCATACCAGAAAACTCAACATATGCTTCATCCAATATTACCAATATGGGCAGATGGAGTATTTTCAACAGAGTTTCATCATCAATTATACTGTTCGATAATGAGATAGATTGTTTCAATAGAATGACAGCATAAAGGAGGTAAGGTATCAAAATGTATAATGCCAAACAAACTCTATAAAAAGACAAGTCGGCGCATTGGAAAACAAGCAAATTTATTGTCTAAATAGATTATAAATTTCAATTGTCCAATTTCCTTAGGTGCTGAAATACATGCAAAATCTGGAAAGCATATAGAAAAACATCTGCATAAACATGCTATTTgattatttcaataaaaaattctaatatttGCTCAGTTTACTTCATAATCCCTTATAGCTCCTTTTACACCAATGATGtcgttattatttttattgataagtACTCCCTCTAGTCCATattaagtgaattgttggggtatgaCACACCCCTTAAGAAAAACATTTGAGGACATAAACTATAGGCTACTTTCCACTATTAcctttttaattattcttaaCCTATTCTCCCAGAAAATGTGAAGTACTTAAGAACCTCATTAAATGAAAGGGTAAATTGGGAAAAAAGTTCTAACAATTCTCTTGGACTTTAAAatattcacttattttgaactaTGAAAAAAAATCTCAACAATTCTCTTAATATGGACTAGAGGGAGTAATGATATTCTGTAAATGGTAAAACAACACTACAATGGTGCCTTAAAAATTACAAAGTGTGCAAAGCTCCAACCATATCTAGCATGGAATCTACATCATTTACAATGGCCAGGTTGCACCAAAAAGCTAgcaaagaaaaacaattttgtttTAAGGCTAAGTATGTTTCTATGTTTGCCTTCCaaagtttatttttctttccatcCATATTGTCCACCAAACAATGAAGGGAGTAGTATTCCAAAGTTTGTGTCTTCCTAGCGAGGCTATCTCATTTGGTGTTTTCCCGAATTTAAAAAAGAAACACAGTATTACTGGCTAACTTGAAATTCTGGTAATACTTTTATCCATCTCGTAGACttagaaaataatgaaagagaaaaagaaaaggttcGACCGAAAGCTTTGAAGATAATTAGAACTCACATATGCAGTACAATCAAGTGGAGCAAAGTACAGCCACAATGAAAATTAGACCAAGAATACAATATAGCAATACCTCCCATCAGGATTATTAGGTGATGTCAGAAATATGCACTTCGGTTTCTCACTTTCAACCACTTCGGCAATCCGTTCTACATCCAGGCTGAAGTCTGGGTTCCTAGGCACTGCCAGTTTGACAGAGCTATAGATTAATGATTACCGATAAAAAACTCAACAATAATTATCCGCAACAAATAACAATAGAAATTCTCAGATTAATTCATTTTGCTCCTATGCTTTAAAGATTGCTTTGTCTGAATATATAGTCTCTGCATTTTCATTGTACTCACTCCATTTCTCTCTTAAATTTGACATTTTCACAGTATGGTCCAAGCAATACGCCATTGATGAAGAAAGGCCAGATGATAAAGTAAAAAACAACTAACAAGCTGCGGTGATTCCTATGCACCTAATTGTTACGAAAACTAATCAATCCCCGATAAAGCACTTAAATAATCAACTTGCGTCAACAATGATGTAAGCAAGGAATCCAACATCCTTTGCGGTGAAAATGATTAGACCCCAGTAGTTGTTTCAGGAATCAAAAAGAGCTGGTACCCAACCATAAATAGATGTCATCAGATAATGACGACATTTTACTGATCAAAATATTATTACGAATGCTAGGGTATTCTATCTTATGTAAAACCAAGCTATTGCTCAAGATTATGAGTTGAAAGTTTTGGTCTTTCTTGAACTAAAAGACAATAGGATCTTATATCTTTCCCTCTtacatttatttctttagttatttCAGCATAGCATTTATTTTTCCAGGATCTCCCACAGTATATTCTACCAACGATGATTTGTCGCACAAAAATTACGTCCAAGACTCCTCTAGAGGAGAAAGGAAGTAAGATTCAGTATGTTATGATAAGGAACATACTTAAAGCTCGTATCTACCTTTGATGACATGTGCACCATTTACAGCTGCATCAAATTCATACATTGTGAAAGTCGGTGGGCAATCAACAATCTTGTCACCAGGATCCAATACGCACCTGCAGCAGAGAACAGTTAATTATCTGAACTGTAGGTCAACAAGGACTATATCTCAAAATGCCAAACACTTATAGTCAGCATTCAGATAAAGGATAGTCTAATCATGATACTTACCGCATTATCAAATCAATGAGTTCATCTGCACCACAGCCAGCAAGAATATATTCAGATTCAAGGCCAGAATCTTCAGCAAGAGCCGCCCGCAACGTACGGCTTTCAGGATCAGGATAAATATACGGAAATTTCATAGCCCCCAAAGCTTCGTTTACCTGCAAAAACTTCAACAGCTTAAAACTGAGAAGGCGGAAAATTAAAATGTCCCAAAAGATATTTTGCCATTAAACAGTGGGCATTGCAAAAGATACTAACTTGCCTCTGGAGGAGGACCATATGGGTTCTCGTTAGCATCTAATTTCACAATGTCCTCAGGCTTTCTACCAAGACGAGTGGACAACACCTGTACAGTTGCAAGCAATTTTTCAGATGCAACAGAAAAATAAAGAGAGCATCACATCTGACACATAATTACCAATCATGGGTTGCTATTAACTCATTATATCCCAGATAAATGAGAAGGAAAATAGCAAATATATCAGATTTTCCTTACAACACCTTTTTTTACATAGCAGATACATGATTCAATGCTTACATTAAAAACCATATATTTTTTCAGAGAAACAGAGAGAAACTTTACATGTCTATCGaccaaaagagaaaaaagaaaaaaaagtgatgaagaaaagaTTGTAAAAAGAAATTCTTAGTAGCCCATTTGGCCTATCTAGCTAAGTAAAGAAGAAAAGTAAACTAGAATAGTTTACATACAAAATAGAAACATGACATAACTAATTCCTGTGTGCCTAATGATTCAAGACACAAACGGTCTTTACCTATACAAGTCCCCCAGTCCCACCTACTCCAAAAAGTCCTAGCTGCCATACTGAGCATTATCAGTAGGGGATTCAAGTTTTCTAAGTATTTTAGTTTGAATTGTTTAACTTGATTTAGTCAACACAATATAAGGTCGACtattgagccgagggtctattgggCACAcatggtttattgttgttgttgttataatatAAAGTCGACTATTATTGGTGCATTTTCTCTTATAATACAATTAAAAACAAATTCAAGTTTTGAACACTGAGAATAAATTTACACAATCAAGTCATTTAAAAGGTAATTGTAGATAACTCTACTAATTGCATTGATTCATAACCTAGAACAAATGATAGATAACATGCTATAACATGTGAATTTACATTAATAGTGTAAAAGATCATTGCATTGTCAGTGTATATAACTTAAATCATTAACTAAACTACTTCAACCAtaaaaagagtaaacaaatctaATCAattatataacaacaacaacaacatattcagtgcAATCCGACAAATGGAGTCTACGGAGGATGGTGTGTACACAACTACCCCTACCTTGTGAAcctagagagactgttttcgatagaccctcagctcaagtacCATATACAAAAAACAAACTTGTAAAGCAAGATCaattactctctccatttcaatttgtttatctattttctttttttactgagtttaagaaattaaagaagactTTTCACTCCTAtagtcttaaactaaagatatgtaaATTGTACTAAAATAccatttaatcttgtggtcttaaacgtGTCATTTGAAAAATTGGGATTAAAGAATTAGCTAAAAAAGGAAAGATTCGATTTCttaaacggattaaaaaggaaagtatgACAAACAAATtgcaagaaaataagaaagatcCTACATATTCACCCCAAATGGCAAAACGGGTTGATAAGGAGACAATTTAAGAAGATGGGTTCAAATAAAATCACCCCCATTTACACATTTTTCCTGTTGATGATTACTTTCTTCTTGTACTGAAACTGAAGAAGCTATACAAGTAATTCTCCTCCTCCTTAGATGATGATTCACTTCAATTAAACAACTGAGTTTTGCTCTACCAATGCAAATAGATAAAGTGTTGCATAGTTCAATCACATCCATTAATCAAAACTTTTTGTTCCTTTCCTTTTTTAacaactctttaatttcaactttcggCATAACATgttttaagaccacaagattaaagtacattttggtacatttgacatatctttaaatTAAGACCACAAGTTTCTTAAACTtagtgtcaagtcaaaataggcCAAACAAATCAAAAGGAAAAGAGTTTACATCAAGAAAACAAGAAATGGGGCCTAAATATTCACCTCAAATGGCAAAATGGGTTGATAAGAAgacaatttatgaagatgggttaAAAATTACCTTTATTAACACATTGTTTCTGCTGATTACTCTATTCTTGCA is from Capsicum annuum cultivar UCD-10X-F1 chromosome 5, UCD10Xv1.1, whole genome shotgun sequence and encodes:
- the LOC107853882 gene encoding uncharacterized protein LOC107853882 isoform X1, with the protein product MVMMTMHQHQHQHQHHHHSNAPSTLRSPNTCTPNTHQFPSIGSPGLELGSLPLARIKLSDIAPYDGAPVGNYLRAVEALSGSLMRYNAAVIEMSGEGTAVVKCGLESVRYFFKTRGVAQNGGTGKSGRGVYIYRAGRPLEDMDSSPPCMTEVFRCMGRAARAALCVIARHLRLRSDVFDHLLDDNPLPVNEASSSVVVATFSNTTSQNGKGAIGGGKLVTNREVEKGLLTLVSSDAPGLQVCDPNGRWYLADSGLTPGDLLLLTGKALSHATAGLRPAAVYRGTADHCVGTICGGRTSLAFRLIPQSNAILDCSPITAAGHVIPQSYVPISVSQFMDDLSAEEDMLCCNTDNASQVARENLNKEPSLRSVLSDPLSGSFLEDAMFVSCGHSFGGLLLKRVIDMARCTFCNAEIERGSLIPNHVLRAAAAAVKHEDDRRLFHNAALRKRRKEVGDNRENGEVPSENGPNKGVQYPFSVNEKVLIRGNRRTPDKFVGKEAVITSQCLNGWYLLKILDSGENVRLQYRSLRKILPPQETEERCQSQTVQNSS
- the LOC107853882 gene encoding uncharacterized protein LOC107853882 isoform X2, which produces MVMMTMHQHQHQHQHHHHSNAPSTLRSPNTCTPNTHQFPSIGSPGLELGSLPLARIKLSDIAPYDGAPVGNYLRAVEALSGSLMRYNAAVIEMSGEGTAVVKCGLESVRYFFKTRGVAQNGGTGKSGRGVYIYRAGRPLEDMDSSPPCMTEVFRCMGRAARAALCVIARHLRLRSDVFDHLLDDNPLPVNEASSSVVVATFSNTTSQNGKGAIGGGKLVTNREVEKGLLTLVSSDAPGLQVCDPNGRWYLADSGLTPGDLLLLTGKALSHATAGLRPAAVYRGTADHCVGTICGGRTSLAFRLIPQSNAILDCSPITAAGHVIPQSYVPISVSQFMDDLSAEEDMLCCNTDNASVARENLNKEPSLRSVLSDPLSGSFLEDAMFVSCGHSFGGLLLKRVIDMARCTFCNAEIERGSLIPNHVLRAAAAAVKHEDDRRLFHNAALRKRRKEVGDNRENGEVPSENGPNKGVQYPFSVNEKVLIRGNRRTPDKFVGKEAVITSQCLNGWYLLKILDSGENVRLQYRSLRKILPPQETEERCQSQTVQNSS
- the LOC107853897 gene encoding histidinol-phosphate aminotransferase, chloroplastic isoform X3, producing the protein MKFPYIYPDPESRTLRAALAEDSGLESEYILAGCGADELIDLIMRCVLDPGDKIVDCPPTFTMYEFDAAVNGAHVIKVPRNPDFSLDVERIAEVVESEKPKCIFLTSPNNPDGSIIDDETLLKILHLPILVILDEAYVEFSGMESKMKWVKKHENLIVLRTFSKRAGLAGLRVGYGAFPKSIIEFLWRAKQPYNVSVAAEVAACAALKNPTYLEDVKVKLVQERERLFNLLKEVPFLDPYPSYSNFILCKVTSGMDAKKLTSGMDAKKLKEDLATMGVMIRHYNNKELKGYVRVSVGKPEHTEALMKCLKHFY
- the LOC107853897 gene encoding histidinol-phosphate aminotransferase, chloroplastic isoform X2; translation: MGVIELCNTSSICIGRAKPSCLIEANHHQRRRRRITCMASSVSVQEESNQQKQCVNGGDFIRPHLLKLSPYQPILPFEVLSTRLGRKPEDIVKLDANENPYGPPPEVNEALGAMKFPYIYPDPESRTLRAALAEDSGLESEYILAGCGADELIDLIMRCVLDPGDKIVDCPPTFTMYEFDAAVNGAHVIKVPRNPDFSLDVERIAEVVESEKPKCIFLTSPNNPDGSIIDDETLLKILHLPILVILDEAYVEFSGMESKMKWVKKHENLIVLRTFSKRAGLAGLRVGYGAFPKSIIEFLWRAKQPYNVSVAAEVAACAALKNPTYLEDVKVKLVQERERLFNLLKEVPFLDPYPSYSNFILCKVTSGMDAKKLKEDLATMGVMIRHYNNKELKGYVRVSVGKPEHTEALMKCLKHFY
- the LOC107853897 gene encoding histidinol-phosphate aminotransferase, chloroplastic isoform X1 translates to MGVIELCNTSSICIGRAKPSCLIEANHHQRRRRRITCMASSVSVQEESNQQKQCVNGGDFIRPHLLKLSPYQPILPFEVLSTRLGRKPEDIVKLDANENPYGPPPEVNEALGAMKFPYIYPDPESRTLRAALAEDSGLESEYILAGCGADELIDLIMRCVLDPGDKIVDCPPTFTMYEFDAAVNGAHVIKVPRNPDFSLDVERIAEVVESEKPKCIFLTSPNNPDGSIIDDETLLKILHLPILVILDEAYVEFSGMESKMKWVKKHENLIVLRTFSKRAGLAGLRVGYGAFPKSIIEFLWRAKQPYNVSVAAEVAACAALKNPTYLEDVKVKLVQERERLFNLLKEVPFLDPYPSYSNFILCKVTSGMDAKKLTSGMDAKKLKEDLATMGVMIRHYNNKELKGYVRVSVGKPEHTEALMKCLKHFY